From a single Lolium rigidum isolate FL_2022 chromosome 7, APGP_CSIRO_Lrig_0.1, whole genome shotgun sequence genomic region:
- the LOC124671297 gene encoding uncharacterized protein LOC124671297, whose protein sequence is MSTIAMETAGIRAAAWVVGKALSPLSDGVLEAWTASEQLGSNIKALELVLLEARVKLNSAQGKAIPNDPNLAELLDKLRQVVYGADDVLDELDYFRIQDELDGTYHTADEHAAGWAQNLALNARHTARACVNKLKFPATRNDDPDNGAKQGCLSGIRSCGRREIRSSPPSPDNQLAVQKAHNGCMPPKAIHYTGKHFSCFSLLSVDHDAQTDAGPSMVKQRSGGTEIPRLKFDRVEMSTKILGILEQLNTIYSAVSRALLSYSHIPDQDIAMNRPKTTPQIIEPKLYGRDNQKKFIIHEIDNSECCELTVLPIVGPGGIGKTTFTQHIYEQMKSHFQVRIWICVSHAFNANKLAKYIVKKIPKVDNEKESSSDEDLIKLRIQGKRVLLVLDDVWKHPKNEWKKLLALFEKEGGKGNMVIVTTRIPHVANAVKTTKCSLQLERLSHVDIMSFFKECVFDEQDPWVNHPELTDFGSKIVDKLKGSPLAARTVGRLLRNNLTMNHWRSVLESKEWESQTDENDIMPALKLSYDCLPFRLQRCFSFCSLFREDYEFGREELVHLWIGLDILHSPDPMKKGNEDDGRRSLDELVDYGFFKTNKKEKGSPCYVIHDLLHNLAVKVSSYDCISINGSNLKHIQIPPTIRYLSITVDNTDIENKLSFEDYNENLSALGKRLKVENLHTLMLFGDYQGSFAKTFGALFREANAIRVIFLSGVSYDMDDIFHNFAKLVHLRYLRMSTLDYRTISLPSAFVRLYHLEVIDVDGKGACLISTKCMSNLVKLRHFYVKRHIPNNPQFDIPQVGKLKFFQELRAFRVRKESEGFEPSQLGQLKQIRGSLGIYNLEKVQTKEEANELKLTRKNHLRELILEWDAKRPNKDPVQEESILESLVPHDELQELCIKWHGGTNCPSWLRDNLSVKYLESLCLDGVSWKNLPPLGEMWMVNERGEEYQCCSISSPSFYNLKRLQLSNMSSLTKWFGNGACPFFSRLEVIIITYCSELTELPFSHPTSCQAQQEKKMAWFPRLEKLVIAHCPKLAALPPIPWRIHCSCHAKIETVGSGFEELFYGRTRIHGSKKGVELNVKGGHGNVLWNGVNFSNLADVEYLHMSRCPLLPLNHMGVLTSLKDITIFDCRSGILPRVQGVVHGIYRFSCEYFHIIRCDTSGEELTLLLSFFPEISKLTICDCKNINGLGVADNANTATEEQQQTRGDNKEIITAAAYSQGMLLLPPKIQDLTFDHCFVNPPNDDHAGGGGLQRLSALRRLFIENCPEFFSSISSSSFPPFPTCLQQLTLDGVKHMETLHLSNLTSLTQLNMRSLGEATAEGLWPLLAHGRLTQLHIHDASGFFADPDPSRPHDIELFSRSSKLLDLTTASNTGVLAASICSLLSSTLTGLDLRFIGDEVESLTEEQEDALQLLTSLQYLRFVGGDKLQRLPAGLHKLINLKELQISFISAIQSLPSLPSSLRELVIQLCKSLKSLPSSLPSSLEKLEISCCHAIKSLPNSLPSSLEKLKISSCHAIKSLPKDGLPSSMLELDVHGGNSEELKRACCKLIGTIPVVKT, encoded by the coding sequence ATGTCAACCATTGCGATGGAGACGGCCGGGATCCGTGCCGCGGCCTGGGTGGTGGGCAAGGCGCTGAGCCCACTATCCGACGGTGTGCTGGAGGCGTGGACAGCGAGCGAACAGCTCGGATCCAACATAAAAGCCCTAGAGCTGGTACTGTTAGAGGCGCGAGTGAAGCTGAATAGTGCCCAGGGCAAGGCGATCCCCAACGACCCTAATTTGGCGGAGCTGCTAGACAAGCTGCGCCAGGTCGTGTATGGGGCTGATGACGTGCTGGACGAGCTCGACTACTTCCGCATCCAGGATGAGCTCGATGGCACCTACCATACCGCCGACGAGCATGCTGCTGGCTGGGCCCAAAACCTCGCCCTCAACGCTCGCCACACGGCTAGAGCTTGTGTGAACAAACTTAAGTTTCCTGCTACCAGGAACGACGATCCTGACAATGGTGCCAAACAAGGATGCCTCTCAGGCATCCGCTCATGTGGCCGGCGCGAGATCAGATCATCACCACCGTCACCCGACAATCAGCTGGCTGTCCAGAAGGCTCACAACGGATGCATGCCGCCTAAGGCTATCCACTATACCGGTAAACACTTCTCTTGCTTCTCCTTACTGTCTGTCGACCATGATGCTCAAACCGATGCTGGCCCGTCCATGGTAAAACAGAGAAGTGGTGGTACAGAAATACCAAGACTGAAGTTCGATAGGGTGGAGATGTCTACAAAGATATTGGGCATCTTAGAACAGCTTAATACCATATATTCTGCAGTCTCTAGAGCGCTACTGAGCTATAGCCATATCCCTGACCAGGACATTGCCATGAACAGACCCAAAACCACCCCACAAATTATAGAGCCTAAGTTATATGGGAGGGATAATCAGAAAAAGTTTATTATACATGAAATTGATAATAGTGAATGTTGCGAActtactgttcttccaattgttgGCCCGGGGGGCATTGGCAAGACAACGTTCACACAACACATATATGAACAAATGAAGAGCCATTTCCAGGTTCGCATATGGATATGTGTCTCTCACGCTTTTAATGCAAATAAGTTGGCAAAATATATTGTGAAAAAGATCCCAAAAGTTGATAATGAAAAGGAAAGTTCGAGTGATGAAGATCTTATCAAGCTAAGAATCCAAGGAAAGAGGGTTTTACTTGTCTTAGATGATGTGTGGAAACATCCAAAGAATGAGTGGAAAAAACTATTAGCTCTATTTGAAAAAGAGGGGGGGAAAGGTAACATGGTTATAGTTACGACTCGAATACCTCATGTAGCAAACGCAGTTAAGACAACTAAATGCTCACTGCAGCTCGAGCGtctaagtcatgtagatattatgtCTTTTTTCAAAGAATGTGTATTCGATGAACAAGACCCATGGGTTAACCATCCAGAATTAACTGACTTTGGGAGTAAAATAGTGGACAAATTGAAGGGCTCACCTCTTGCAGCGAGAACTGTTGGTAGATTACTAAGAAACAACCTTACAATGAACCACTGGAGAAGCGTTCTAGAAAGTAAAGAATGGGAATCACAAACGGACGAAAATGATATCATGCCAGCTCTAAAGCTTAGCTATGACTGCCTTCCTTTCCGTTTGCAACGatgtttttctttttgttctttGTTTCGTGAAGATTATGAATTTGGTAGGGAAGAGTTGGTTCACTTGTGGATTGGACTAGATATTTTGCATTCACCTGATCCGATGAAAAAAGGAAATGAAGATGATGGACGTAGATCTTTAGATGAATTGGTTGATTATGGATTTtttaaaacaaacaaaaaagagaaaggaagcccTTGTTATGTTATCCATGACCTACTACACAACTTAGCAGTCAAGGTTTCATCGTATGACTGTATTAGCATAAATGGCTCTAACTTGAAGCACATACAAATACCCCCCACGATACGTTACTTGTCTATCACCGTGGATAACACAGACATTGAGAATAAACTGTCTTTTGAAGATTATAATGAGAATTTGAGTGCACTAGGGAAAAGATTGAAGGTTGAGAACCTACATACTTTAATGTTGTTTGGAGATTACCAAGGAAGCTTTGCCAAAACTTTTGGTGCATTGTTTAGGGAGGCTAATGCCATTCGCGTCATTTTCTTGTCCGGGGTGTCATATGATATGGATGATATATTCCACAACTTTGCAAAACTTGTCCATCTTCGCTACTTAAGGATGAGTACGTTGGATTACAGGACCATCTCCTTACCAAGTGCGTTCGTCAGATTGTACCATTTAGAGGTTATTGATGTAGATGGCAAGGGTGCTTGCCTTATTTCAACTAAATGTATGAGCAACCTTGTAAAATTACGTCACTTTTATGTGAAACGACATATACCTAATAACCCCCAGTTTGATATTCCTCAGGTCGGAAAACTAAAATTCTTTCAGGAATTAAGGGCATTTAGGGTGAGAAAGGAGAGTGAGGGTTTTGAACCGAGTCAACTTGGGCAGTTGAAACAGATCAGGGGATCACTTGGTATTTATAATCTTGAAAAGGTGCAAACAAAAGAGGAAGCAAATGAGTTAAAACTGACACGCAAGAACCACCTAAGAGAACTCATATTAGAATGGGATGCTAAGCGTCCTAATAAGGATCCTGTACAAGAAGAAAGTATCCTTGAAAGTCTTGTACCACATGACGAACTTCAAGAGCTATGCATTAAATGGCATGGGGGCACTAATTGCCCATCCTGGCTACGTGATAATCTCTCAGTTAAATATTTGGAATCTCTTTGTCTGGATGGTGTATCATGGAAGAATCTTCCACCTCTAGGGGAGATGTGGATGGTTAATGAGCGTGGCGAAGAGTATCAGTGTTGTAGTATATCATCTCCAAGCTTTTATAATTTGAAAAGGCTTCAATTAAGTAATATGTCTAGTTTAACAAAGTGGTTTGGAAATGGTGCTTGTCCTTTTTTCTCCCGCTTGGAAGTGATCATCATTACATATTGTTCTGAACTTACGGAGTTACCGTTTTCACATCCTACTTCCTGTCAAGCACAACAAGAGAAGAAAATGGCTTGGTTTCCTAGACTAGAGAAGCTTGTTATTGCACACTGCCCAAAACTAGCGGCCTTGCCTCCTATCCCTTGGAGAATTCATTGTTCATGCCATGCTAAGATAGAAACAGTAGGATCAGGTTTTGAGGAGCTCTTTTACGGAAGAACAAGAATACATGGATCGAAAAAAGGGGTGGAACTTAATGTAAAAGGTGGTCACGGTAATGTGTTGTGGAATGGGGTGAATTTCTCTAATCTAGCTGATGTGGAATATTTGCATATGAGTAGATGTCCTCTCCTGCCGTTGAATCACATGGGAGTGCTAACTTCGCTGAAAGATATCACGATATTTGATTGTCGGAGTGGCATCTTGCCGCGGGTTCAAGGTGTGGTTCATGGCATATACCGGTTTTCATGTGAATACTTCCATATTATTCGCTGTGATACTAGTGGGGAAGAATTGACGCTGTTGCTCTCATTCTTTCCGGAGATCTCAAAATTGACAATATGTGATTGTAAGAATATAAATGGGTTAGGTGTGGCGGATAATGCAAACACAGCAACGGAAGAGCAGCAGCAGACAAGAGGCGATAACAAGGAAATAATAACAGCTGCGGCATATTCACAAGGAATGCTGCTCTTGCCTCCCAAGATACAGGACTTGACATTTGATCACTGTTTCGTCAATCCACCGAACGATGACCACGCAGGCGGAGGTGGGCTCCAACGTCTGAGCGCCCTCCGCCGGTTGTTTATAGAAAATTGCCCCGAGTTCTTCTCCTCGATTTCGTCCTCCTCTTTTCCCCCTTTCCCGACCTGCCTGCAACAGCTCACCCTGGATGGCGTTAAGCACATGGAGACGCTGCACCTCTCAAACCTCACCTCTCTCACCCAATTAAACATGAGATCACTTGGGGAGGCAACAGCCGAGGGCTTGTGGCCTCTCCTCGCCCACGGCCGCCTCACACAACTGCACATCCATGATGCCTCCGGTTTCTTCGCCGATCCCGACCCCTCACGGCCGCATGACATAGAGCTGTTTTCCCGTTCCTCCAAGCTCTTGGATCTGACCACGGCAAGCAACACAGGAGTCCTTGCCGCGTCGATCTGCAGCCTCCTCTCTTCCACCCTCACCGGATTGGATCTCAGGTTCATTGGCGACGAGGTGGAGAGCTTGACAGAGGAGCAAGAAGATGCCCTTCAGTTACTCACCTCTCTCCAATACCTCCGATTTGTCGGGGGAGACAAGCTGCAGCGCCTCCCTGCAGGGCTACACAAGCTTATCAACCTCAAGGAATTACAGATCTCGTTTATTTCGGCCATCCAGTCGCTGCCCAGCCTTCCGAGCTCTCTGCGGGAATTAGTGATCCAACTTTGTAAATCCCTCAAGTCGCTGCCCAGCAGCCTCCCGAGTTCTCTGGAAAAACTGGAGATCTCCTGCTGTCACGCCATCAAGTCGCTGCCCAACAGCCTCCCGAGTTCTCTGGAAAAACTGAAGATCTCCTCCTGTCACGCCATCAAGTCGCTGCCCAAGGATGGCCTTCCAAGTTCAATGCTAGAATTAGATGTCCATGGCGGCAACAGCGAGGAGCTAAAAAGGGCGTGCTGCAAGCTAATAGGAACCATTCCGGTTGTTAAAACCTGA